The region CGGGGCTGCGCTTGCAGGGCAGCGTCGTCAGTGGAGCAGGCGACTTTGTGAGATAGCTTTGTGCTGCGCTGAGGATGCGGTCGTGATCGATTGCCGCAACGTCGGGCCGGGCCGTCGATGCCTGTGCTATGAGCGTCCGCGGCAAGAACATGCCTGCGGTGACAACGCCGGCGGCTTGCGTGCAGAAGGTTCTGCGGGTGATCGGCATCGGGCCACCTTTCTTCTGCGGAAGGGTATCACGGAAGCGTGAAAGGGAAGATCAGCGGATAAATCCCTGCCTCATTCCATTTAAATAGGTGTTTGAAACGATAGGATTGTATGGGGAGATCATGTCGATTCGGTTTGCTGCTTCAGCTGCTGCTGTTTGTCTATTCAGCGCTCTTTCTTTAGCCTTCGCGGCTCCGCGCACTGTACAGATATGCGTGCAAGACCAGAATGGCGGCGCGTTACCGGGTGCCACGGTCCAGCTTCGAGATCAGTCGCAGACGTACTCGAGCCAGTTAGATGGATGCGCGTCGGTGCCTGTGGAAGCGGGCACGCAGGTTCAGGTCACGCACGCGGGCTTTGCTTCTGTATTGCAGACAGTCGGCGATCAAGACCGATTGGTGATTGTGCTGCGGGTTGCCGCTACTTCGCAGAGCATCGAGGTAACGGCGGCGCGAACGCCGCTTGCGCTCGATGCCAGCGCCAGCAGCGTCCGCACGATGACTGGCCAGCAGCTTCAGGAGGCTCCCGGCTTTACTCTCGATGACGCGCTTCGTCAGGTTGCAGGCTTCCAGCTCTTTCGCCGCACCAGTTCGTGGGTCTCCAATCCAACGACGCAGGGAACGTCTTTGCGTGGGCTTGGCTCTACGGCTGTCAGCCGCACGCTTGTGCTTAGCGACCAGGTTCCCTTGAACGATGCCTTTGGCGGATGGATTCATTGGAACGAGATTCCGGAGTTGGCTGTGCGCGATGTCGAGCTGATGCGCGGCGGTGCGTCGGACCTCTACGGTTCGAGCGCTATCGGCGGCGTTATTGACGTGGTGCCGGTGGTGCCACAACATTTTGGCTACGCGGCAGATGTATCGGGTGCAAGCGAAGATACCTCCAGCGTCAACGGCCTGCTCACTCTAGGCACGCATGGCTGGAGCGGCCTTGCTGCAACGACGCTCTTTCGCACCGATGGATATATTCTTACTGCTCCGTCTGTACGCGGGCCTATCGATACGGACTCGAATGTTCACTCACAGAATGGGCGGGTTGATCTGCGCCGCGCTTTTAGCAGCGACGGTAGCGTGTTTGTACTTGGAAATGTGCTCAATGAAGCTCGTGGAAACGGGACGCCTGCACAGACCAATGCGACACGTTTGTGGCGATATGTTGGCGGCGCAAACTGGTCTCCTGCGAATGCCGGGCGATTCCTGCTGCGTATTTATGGAGACGATCAAAACTATCGCCAGAGCTTTTCGTCGATTTCAACTGATCGCACTTCGGAGAAGCTGACCAGCCTGCAAGGCGTTCCTTCGCAGCAGATTGGCGGTGCGGTACAGTGGGCGCGCGGTTATGCGGGAAAGATTACGCTGGTTGCGGGCGGCGATCTGCTCGACACGCGCGCGACGGACAATGAGACTTCAGTGAAGAGCGGCGTTCTTCAGCCAACGGTCAGCACCAGCGCTCGCCAGCGCGGCAGCGGCATCTATGGAGAAATTTTGTGGCAGCCGTCGACGTGGTCGATTGCGTTCTCTTCGCGTCTCGATCGCTTTGGCAATCTGGATGCGAAGCAAACTACGGCAGGCGCGTCTGCATCGGTACCGCTTCCTGCGATTCAGGAGACCGTCTTCGATCCCCGGTTGGGTATCGTCAAGAAGGTTGGCGGTGGTTTGTCGCTTACTGCTTCGGGCTTCCGCGCCTTTCGCGGCCCTTCGCTGAACGAGCTATATCGCAA is a window of Edaphobacter dinghuensis DNA encoding:
- a CDS encoding TonB-dependent receptor, with translation MSIRFAASAAAVCLFSALSLAFAAPRTVQICVQDQNGGALPGATVQLRDQSQTYSSQLDGCASVPVEAGTQVQVTHAGFASVLQTVGDQDRLVIVLRVAATSQSIEVTAARTPLALDASASSVRTMTGQQLQEAPGFTLDDALRQVAGFQLFRRTSSWVSNPTTQGTSLRGLGSTAVSRTLVLSDQVPLNDAFGGWIHWNEIPELAVRDVELMRGGASDLYGSSAIGGVIDVVPVVPQHFGYAADVSGASEDTSSVNGLLTLGTHGWSGLAATTLFRTDGYILTAPSVRGPIDTDSNVHSQNGRVDLRRAFSSDGSVFVLGNVLNEARGNGTPAQTNATRLWRYVGGANWSPANAGRFLLRIYGDDQNYRQSFSSISTDRTSEKLTSLQGVPSQQIGGAVQWARGYAGKITLVAGGDLLDTRATDNETSVKSGVLQPTVSTSARQRGSGIYGEILWQPSTWSIAFSSRLDRFGNLDAKQTTAGASASVPLPAIQETVFDPRLGIVKKVGGGLSLTASGFRAFRGPSLNELYRKFQVGQQITLANGNLRSERATGFEAGALMELSRWGSVRGSYFWTQVNRPVASVAISSTPTSQLLQRQNLGQLESRGLTAEYELKPLPFLMVTGGYQYAVSTVTKFQVDPTLVGKWTPEVPRNSATLQARLHKDKIGILSVDLRTSGQSFDDSANQFRLAGYAQVDLYAEHAFGRRWQVYSSAQNLFNTEIQAGRTPLLTLGAPRIVTIGVRLH